Within Schumannella luteola, the genomic segment CAGGGGCAGCCCGACCCCGACCTCATCATCCGCACGAGCGGCGAGCAGCGCCTCAGCGACTTCATGCTCTGGCAGAGCGCCCACAGCGAGTTCTACTTCGTCGAGGCGCTCGGCCCCGACCTGCGCGAGGTCGACTTCCTGCGCGCCGTGCGCGACTACGCCAGCCGACACCGGAGGTTCGGACAGTGAGCCCGCTTCTCGGCCGACGCCGCGACGCCGACGCGGAGGCGACCCGCGCCGCGGTCGCGGCGTACATCGACACCTTCGGCGAGGAGCCCGGCTGGCTCGACTTCGGTCGCTTCGGACCGATGGGGCGCGCCGCACTCGACGAGGAGGCGGGCCTGCGCCACGTGCTCGAACACGTGCGCTTCGGGGCCCTCGCGGTGACCGACGGCCAGCACGAGCGCGTGAAGCGGGCCGTCGCGGCGGTCACCGGCTTCCGGCCCGACCAGGTCGTCTTCCAGCCGAACACGACCCAGGCGCTGACCCACGCGACCTACGGGGTGACCGGCGACATCGCGCTGTCGCTCGGCGAGTTCCCCGCGCTGCCCTTCGCGGTGCAGCGCGCGAGCGAGGTGCTCAAGGTCGGGGCGCCGCGCTGGCTCAGCACCGACCACGGACGGGTGACCCCGGGCAACCTGCGCGACCAGCTCGACTCGCGGGTGGCCGCCGTCGCGGTCTCGCTCGTCGACTACCGCACCGGCTACCTCGCCGACCTCGACGGCATCCGCCAGGTCATCGGCGACCGTCTGCTCATCGTCGACGCCATGCAGGGCTTCGGAGTGGTGGATGCGCCGCTGCACCTCGCCGACGTCGTCGCCGCGGGTGGACAGAAGTGGGTGCGCGCCGGTTGGGGCACCGGCTTCCTCGCCCTCAGTGACCGTGCGCTCGAACGTCTGACCCCGGTGTGGTCGGGCTGGACCGGCACCGATTCCCCGACGCAGCCGATGGACGAGGTGCTGCCGCCCGCCCGCGGCGCCGCCGCGTTCCAGCTGACGAACGGCGACCCGGTCGCCCAGGCGCGCCTCGCCGCCGCGCTCGAGCAGCTCGCCGACCTCGGCGTCGATCTCGTGCAG encodes:
- a CDS encoding aminotransferase class V-fold PLP-dependent enzyme, which translates into the protein MSPLLGRRRDADAEATRAAVAAYIDTFGEEPGWLDFGRFGPMGRAALDEEAGLRHVLEHVRFGALAVTDGQHERVKRAVAAVTGFRPDQVVFQPNTTQALTHATYGVTGDIALSLGEFPALPFAVQRASEVLKVGAPRWLSTDHGRVTPGNLRDQLDSRVAAVAVSLVDYRTGYLADLDGIRQVIGDRLLIVDAMQGFGVVDAPLHLADVVAAGGQKWVRAGWGTGFLALSDRALERLTPVWSGWTGTDSPTQPMDEVLPPARGAAAFQLTNGDPVAQARLAAALEQLADLGVDLVQEKVASTVSRIIDLADEHGIPIASPRAEDERAGIVVLDPGADRLTALTAALHNHGISATTRDGRVRLSPHASTSEETLEMLASALVSFATTSPL